The Campylobacter sp. CNRCH_2014_0184h genome includes a window with the following:
- a CDS encoding amino acid ABC transporter permease, with translation MKQNTMKLFVFFAIIIFWAYFSFPIEILQVKDQNGLATGEYAYTIEAKAYVHSYFTTLGLTVGGILIGIVFGFFLAFLRFLEIQSLNFIIDEYIDIIRGTPLLLQLLIFSVVIFATWSDNFYVAIIALGLNSSAYVAEIVRSGIQSVDKGQMEAARAMGLNYSASMRLIIFPQAIKNILPSLMNEFISLFKETSIVGYISVMDITMQSKSLQAIYYNPKPIIFTGLVYYISVKILTLIARIIEVRLNKHD, from the coding sequence TGGGCTTATTTCTCATTTCCTATTGAAATTTTACAAGTCAAAGATCAAAATGGTTTAGCCACAGGTGAATATGCTTATACCATAGAAGCTAAAGCTTATGTTCATAGTTATTTCACAACACTTGGTTTAACAGTGGGTGGGATTTTAATAGGAATAGTGTTTGGTTTTTTTCTAGCATTTTTAAGATTTTTAGAAATCCAAAGTTTAAATTTTATTATAGATGAATACATAGACATCATACGCGGAACCCCACTGCTTTTACAACTTTTGATTTTTTCTGTAGTGATTTTTGCTACTTGGAGTGATAATTTTTATGTAGCTATTATCGCACTTGGACTTAATAGCTCTGCTTATGTAGCTGAAATCGTAAGAAGTGGAATTCAAAGCGTAGACAAAGGACAAATGGAAGCAGCAAGAGCAATGGGACTTAATTATTCTGCTTCTATGAGACTAATCATCTTCCCACAGGCAATTAAAAACATTTTACCTTCTTTAATGAATGAATTTATTTCTTTATTTAAAGAAACTTCAATAGTAGGTTATATTAGTGTTATGGATATTACCATGCAAAGTAAAAGCTTACAAGCAATCTATTACAACCCTAAACCTATTATTTTTACAGGACTTGTATATTATATAAGTGTTAAAATTTTAACACTTATCGCAAGAATTATAGAAGTGAGATTAAATAAACATGATTAA
- a CDS encoding amino acid ABC transporter ATP-binding protein, protein MIKIENLIKKYGDLEVLKDISVEVRKGNIIAIIGPSGGGKSTFLRCLNKLETPDSGNIYINNVNILDKKADINKIRQKVSMVFQHFNLFNNKNVLENLCLAPVQTKIMSKDEAVKKARELLKKVGLSDKESYFPHKLSGGQKQRIAIARSLMMNPDVILFDEPTSALDPEMIGEVLNIMKEVAKEGLTMLVVTHEMGFARNVANRIFFMDKGIIAVDECPKVAFENPKNERLKEFLNQVLNH, encoded by the coding sequence ATGATTAAAATAGAAAATTTAATTAAAAAATACGGAGATTTAGAAGTCTTAAAAGATATTAGTGTTGAAGTACGTAAAGGTAATATTATTGCTATTATAGGGCCTAGTGGAGGTGGAAAAAGTACTTTTTTGCGCTGTTTAAATAAACTTGAAACACCAGATAGTGGTAATATTTATATTAATAATGTTAATATACTTGATAAAAAAGCAGATATCAATAAAATTCGTCAAAAAGTAAGCATGGTATTTCAACATTTTAATCTTTTTAATAATAAAAATGTTTTAGAAAATTTATGTCTAGCGCCAGTACAAACAAAAATCATGAGTAAAGACGAAGCAGTAAAAAAAGCACGAGAACTACTCAAAAAAGTTGGCTTAAGTGATAAAGAAAGCTATTTTCCTCACAAACTCTCAGGCGGACAAAAACAGCGTATTGCCATAGCAAGGTCATTAATGATGAATCCTGATGTGATTTTATTTGATGAGCCAACTTCAGCTTTAGATCCTGAAATGATAGGTGAAGTTTTAAATATCATGAAAGAAGTAGCTAAAGAAGGTCTAACCATGCTTGTAGTTACACATGAAATGGGATTTGCAAGAAATGTAGCTAATCGAATTTTCTTTATGGATAAAGGCATTATAGCAGTAGATGAATGTCCTAAAGTAGCTTTTGAAAACCCAAAAAATGAAAGATTGAAAGAATTTTTAAATCAAGTTTTAAATCATTAA
- a CDS encoding tRNA (cytidine(34)-2'-O)-methyltransferase, protein MFHIVLVEPRIPQNTGSIGRMCFNAGFTLHIINPLFSIDEKAVKRAGLDYWKKLNPLLWNNLEDFLKEYEKFQDRFFFATTKTTQAYFDVNYQKGDFLFFGSESFGLPMDLMQKKWENAITIPMKDCGRSLNLATSVGIVSYEALRQNFASFEKF, encoded by the coding sequence ATGTTTCATATAGTCTTGGTTGAGCCTCGTATACCACAAAATACAGGAAGTATAGGCAGAATGTGTTTTAATGCGGGATTTACTTTACATATTATCAATCCACTTTTTAGTATCGATGAAAAGGCAGTTAAAAGAGCGGGGCTTGATTATTGGAAAAAATTAAATCCTTTATTATGGAATAATTTAGAAGATTTTTTAAAAGAATATGAAAAATTTCAAGATAGATTTTTCTTTGCAACAACTAAAACCACTCAAGCTTATTTTGACGTAAATTATCAAAAAGGCGATTTTTTGTTTTTTGGAAGTGAAAGTTTTGGTTTACCTATGGATTTAATGCAAAAAAAATGGGAAAATGCTATTACTATACCGATGAAAGATTGTGGTAGAAGTTTAAATTTAGCTACGAGTGTAGGCATAGTGAGTTATGAAGCTTTGAGGCAAAATTTTGCCTCTTTTGAAAAATTTTAA
- a CDS encoding sensor histidine kinase, with protein sequence MDENILKSLDSSEKENLQQGLKALIEQTYVIENEYKQLNENYTALRQMVSDIIEVLPMALWVLDTNKKITLQNNLANQQPKLLEKIDLEKTHYELEFDHKFYLIKVTSHADKLIVSATDISDEKRNERLASMGTVAAHLAHEIRNPIGSISLLSSTLFERSELKNKHIVLEIQKAISRVERIVNSTLLFTKGVHVNLNEFNLKELQDECEQAIGAYNYLANIDFTFEFLDLKINADKSLLALVLQNLLYNAIDAIEESENDDGCIKVKCEQKEDRVFIKVYDNGVSIKDKKMVFEAFKTTKLKGNGLGLSLSKQIIDAHNGILGFDENPKCFFIELKI encoded by the coding sequence TGGATGAGAATATTTTAAAAAGTTTAGATTCTAGTGAAAAAGAAAACTTACAACAAGGGCTAAAAGCCTTAATAGAGCAAACCTATGTTATAGAAAATGAATATAAGCAACTTAATGAAAACTACACTGCGTTAAGACAAATGGTAAGTGATATTATAGAAGTTTTACCAATGGCTTTGTGGGTTTTAGATACTAATAAAAAGATAACACTTCAAAATAACTTAGCTAATCAACAACCAAAACTTTTAGAAAAAATTGATCTTGAAAAAACTCATTATGAGCTTGAGTTTGATCATAAATTTTATTTAATAAAAGTCACCTCTCATGCCGATAAACTTATAGTTAGCGCCACTGATATTAGTGATGAAAAAAGGAATGAGAGATTAGCTAGTATGGGTACAGTAGCAGCACACCTAGCACATGAAATACGCAATCCTATCGGTTCTATTTCTTTGTTAAGTTCTACTTTGTTTGAAAGAAGCGAGTTAAAAAATAAGCATATAGTATTAGAAATTCAAAAGGCTATTTCTAGGGTGGAGCGTATTGTAAATTCTACTTTGCTTTTTACAAAAGGAGTGCATGTTAATTTAAATGAATTTAATTTAAAAGAATTACAAGATGAATGCGAACAAGCTATTGGAGCTTATAATTATCTAGCTAATATTGATTTTACATTTGAATTTTTAGATTTAAAAATCAACGCGGATAAATCTTTGCTTGCTTTGGTTTTGCAAAATTTGCTTTATAATGCCATAGATGCTATTGAAGAAAGTGAAAATGATGATGGTTGTATAAAAGTTAAATGTGAGCAAAAAGAAGATAGAGTTTTTATCAAAGTTTATGATAACGGGGTAAGTATCAAAGATAAAAAAATGGTTTTTGAAGCTTTTAAAACAACTAAGTTAAAAGGCAATGGTCTAGGACTTTCTTTGTCAAAACAAATTATTGATGCACATAATGGAATTTTAGGTTTTGATGAAAATCCAAAATGTTTTTTTATAGAGCTTAAAATTTAA